From the Longimicrobium sp. genome, one window contains:
- the tcmP gene encoding three-Cys-motif partner protein TcmP encodes MESIYQKLPPAEPDELLAPEVGEWSKQKNLRLWTYLNIFTTGMKNAHEQRVYVDLFAGAGKNRVRGTGEWLLGSPLLALSVRDQFSRLIFCEKNPEKCEALRTRANRIRSDGVHVLNLDANLDDIVAVDELIPRRSTLTFCFVDPYDIDFNFSQLARLSTNRRMDVLVLLAVQMDARRNLATYVREGNKKILRLLGRDDWRPEWAAAEREGMPFARWLTNAFTAAMQGIGYVRPKDTDIQTVTLKDASNVGLYYLAFYSKHERGYDLWRKAVKSATEQTSLF; translated from the coding sequence ATGGAATCCATCTACCAGAAGCTTCCGCCGGCGGAGCCGGATGAGCTGCTCGCGCCCGAGGTGGGTGAATGGTCGAAGCAGAAGAACCTTCGGCTGTGGACCTACCTGAACATCTTCACGACGGGGATGAAGAACGCGCACGAGCAGCGGGTCTACGTCGACCTGTTCGCCGGTGCGGGGAAGAACCGCGTGCGTGGAACCGGAGAGTGGCTGCTGGGCTCCCCGCTGCTCGCGCTCAGTGTCCGTGACCAGTTCAGCCGCTTGATCTTCTGCGAAAAGAACCCCGAGAAATGTGAGGCACTGCGCACGCGTGCGAACCGGATCCGTTCGGATGGCGTCCACGTGCTGAATCTCGATGCCAATCTGGATGACATCGTGGCGGTGGACGAGCTTATCCCGCGCCGCAGCACGCTGACTTTCTGCTTCGTCGATCCTTACGACATCGACTTCAACTTCAGCCAGCTGGCGCGCCTCTCGACGAACAGGCGGATGGACGTGCTGGTCTTGCTGGCTGTGCAGATGGATGCGCGCCGGAACCTCGCCACGTACGTTCGCGAGGGGAACAAGAAGATTTTGAGGCTGCTCGGGCGAGACGACTGGCGGCCGGAGTGGGCTGCGGCTGAGCGGGAGGGGATGCCGTTCGCGAGGTGGCTTACGAACGCGTTTACGGCCGCGATGCAGGGGATTGGCTATGTACGCCCGAAGGATACGGATATCCAGACCGTCACCTTGAAAGACGCCAGCAATGTCGGACTCTATTATCTGGCCTTCTACAGCAAACATGAGCGTGGCTACGACCTCTGGCGGAAGGCCGTGAAGTCCGCCACTGAGCAAACTTCCCTCTTTTAG
- a CDS encoding histidine triad nucleotide-binding protein, whose product MSDCIFCRIVAGEIPSQRVLEGDDWIAIRDINPAAPVHVLVIPRRHVDSVAALEDGDGELAGRLLLAARDVARQEGVAESGYRTVINTGPHGGQTVAHLHVHVIGGRQLTGHGTA is encoded by the coding sequence ATGAGCGACTGCATCTTCTGCAGGATCGTGGCGGGCGAGATCCCGTCGCAGCGTGTGCTGGAGGGCGACGACTGGATCGCCATCCGCGACATCAACCCCGCCGCGCCGGTGCACGTGCTGGTGATCCCCCGCCGCCACGTGGATTCCGTCGCCGCGCTGGAGGATGGGGATGGGGAGCTGGCGGGCCGCCTCCTGCTGGCCGCGCGCGACGTGGCGCGGCAGGAGGGCGTCGCGGAGAGCGGATACCGCACGGTGATCAACACCGGTCCGCACGGCGGCCAGACGGTGGCGCACCTGCACGTCCACGTCATCGGCGGGCGCCAGCTCACCGGCCACGGCACCGCCTGA
- a CDS encoding zinc ribbon domain-containing protein: MSEIQFSDNYNDLSTDTGFQFEFFCEHCREAWRSPFDRYAAGTAESLLGAAEGLFGGFFGTARNAVSNLRGAGWSKAHDDALRKAVAQARDHFHRCARCANHYCDNCWNEDEGVCTVCVPRLDAELSAIRREAKLSRAREEAYAQATVSQADLTDRVVSCRDCGAPVGKAKFCPECGTSVSLTRTCGSCEAEIPTSSKFCPECGAKS, from the coding sequence ATGAGCGAGATCCAGTTCAGCGACAACTACAACGACCTGTCCACCGACACCGGCTTCCAGTTCGAGTTCTTCTGCGAGCACTGCCGCGAGGCGTGGCGCTCGCCGTTCGACCGCTACGCGGCGGGAACGGCGGAGAGCCTGCTGGGCGCAGCCGAGGGGCTGTTCGGCGGGTTCTTCGGCACGGCGCGCAACGCGGTGAGCAACCTGCGCGGCGCGGGGTGGAGCAAGGCGCACGACGACGCCCTGCGCAAGGCGGTGGCGCAGGCGCGCGACCACTTCCACCGCTGCGCGCGCTGCGCCAACCACTACTGCGACAACTGCTGGAACGAGGACGAGGGCGTGTGCACCGTGTGCGTGCCGCGGCTGGACGCGGAGCTCTCGGCCATCCGCCGCGAGGCCAAGCTGAGCCGCGCCCGCGAGGAGGCGTATGCGCAGGCCACCGTCAGCCAGGCGGACCTCACCGACCGCGTGGTCAGCTGCCGCGACTGCGGGGCGCCCGTCGGGAAGGCGAAATTCTGCCCCGAATGCGGCACGTCCGTCTCGCTCACCCGCACCTGCGGCTCGTGCGAGGCCGAGATCCCCACCTCGTCCAAGTTCTGCCCCGAGTGCGGGGCCAAGTCGTAG
- a CDS encoding YHS domain-containing protein has protein sequence MATARDPVCGMDVDTETAVRVQHGDHTHYFCSEACREKFLADPARYGDVHAAQGAGEENPPFTVDEHGFAAPKFGSAGSGGAEFEPLPPGVRD, from the coding sequence ATGGCCACGGCTCGCGATCCCGTGTGCGGGATGGACGTCGACACCGAGACCGCCGTGCGCGTCCAGCACGGCGACCACACGCACTACTTCTGCTCCGAGGCGTGCCGCGAGAAGTTCCTCGCGGACCCGGCGCGCTACGGCGACGTCCACGCGGCACAAGGCGCCGGCGAGGAAAACCCGCCGTTCACCGTGGACGAGCACGGGTTCGCCGCGCCGAAGTTCGGCTCGGCGGGAAGCGGCGGCGCCGAGTTCGAGCCGCTGCCGCCCGGCGTGCGCGACTGA
- a CDS encoding GlsB/YeaQ/YmgE family stress response membrane protein: protein MGILMWILVGLIAGVLASVVMGGIGYGLIGDIIVGIVGAFVGGWLFSLLNVGTPFGGLAGTIFVAFIGAIVLLFVLRLLAGAGRRRYP, encoded by the coding sequence ATGGGTATCCTGATGTGGATCCTGGTGGGGCTGATCGCCGGCGTGCTGGCGTCGGTGGTGATGGGCGGGATCGGCTACGGGCTGATCGGCGACATCATCGTGGGCATCGTGGGCGCGTTCGTGGGCGGCTGGCTGTTCAGCCTGCTGAACGTGGGCACCCCGTTCGGCGGCTTGGCAGGCACCATCTTCGTCGCCTTCATCGGCGCCATCGTGCTGCTGTTCGTCCTCCGCCTCCTGGCCGGCGCGGGGCGACGGCGCTACCCCTGA
- the hrcA gene encoding heat-inducible transcriptional repressor HrcA → MPEEPLTEREHAILEAVIRTYVETAEPAGSRTVARRFRLGISPATVRNTMSDLEEKGYLYHPHTSAGRVPTDLAYRLYVDSLMRPAPVSERERTAIRRELELRGEAAVEHLLRRAAQVLGLLTQELGVAIAPRLDQATLERLDLVTLGEAKVLLVLTLRGAGVRTIYVDVPGAIPPQTLAAVARILNERLAGLPLREIRATLAERLRDSAPSEPGAAELLNVFMQGAEELFVGPAAPGQDVHLGRASVLAEQPEFASGQRLRGLIELTERPDLLKSALAGRGEGGLKVTIGVEHGDPALSDFTLVTSEYRSGGLKGVIGVIGPTRMPYDRVIALVESTSNLISEFLA, encoded by the coding sequence ATGCCCGAAGAGCCCCTCACCGAGCGCGAGCACGCGATCCTCGAGGCGGTGATCCGCACCTACGTGGAGACCGCCGAGCCCGCCGGCAGCCGCACCGTGGCGCGCCGGTTCCGGCTCGGCATCTCTCCGGCCACGGTGCGCAACACCATGAGCGACCTGGAGGAGAAGGGGTATCTCTACCACCCCCACACCTCCGCCGGCCGCGTGCCCACGGACCTGGCCTACCGCCTGTACGTGGACTCGCTGATGCGCCCCGCGCCCGTCAGCGAGCGCGAGCGCACCGCCATCCGCCGCGAGCTGGAGCTGCGCGGCGAGGCCGCCGTGGAGCACCTCCTCCGCCGCGCCGCGCAGGTGCTGGGGCTGCTGACGCAGGAGCTGGGCGTGGCCATCGCCCCGCGGCTCGACCAGGCCACGCTCGAGCGGCTGGACCTGGTCACCCTCGGCGAGGCCAAGGTGCTGCTGGTGCTCACGCTGCGCGGCGCGGGGGTGCGCACCATCTACGTCGACGTCCCCGGCGCCATCCCGCCGCAGACATTGGCCGCGGTGGCGCGCATCCTCAACGAGCGGCTGGCGGGGCTCCCGCTGCGGGAGATCCGCGCCACGCTGGCCGAGCGCCTGCGCGACTCGGCGCCGTCGGAGCCGGGCGCCGCCGAGCTGCTGAACGTGTTCATGCAGGGCGCCGAGGAGCTGTTCGTGGGCCCGGCCGCGCCCGGACAGGACGTCCATCTCGGCCGCGCTTCGGTGCTGGCCGAGCAGCCCGAGTTCGCCAGCGGCCAGCGGCTGCGCGGGCTGATCGAGCTGACCGAGCGGCCCGACCTGCTCAAGAGCGCGCTGGCCGGTCGCGGCGAGGGCGGGCTGAAGGTGACCATCGGGGTGGAGCACGGCGATCCGGCGCTCTCCGACTTCACCCTGGTCACCTCCGAGTATCGCAGCGGCGGCCTGAAGGGAGTGATCGGGGTGATCGGACCCACGCGCATGCCCTACGACCGCGTGATCGCCCTGGTGGAAAGCACCTCGAACCTGATCTCCGAGTTCCTGGCGTGA
- the dnaJ gene encoding molecular chaperone DnaJ — translation MRDYYEILGVAKDADGESIKKAYRKLALQYHPDRNGGDKEAEEKFKEATEAYEVLRDGDKRAAYDRFGHAGVKRGAGAGAGGYGGGFGFEDALNIFMRDFGGFGGFEDLFGGGRRRGGVQKGKDLQVRLRITLAEVASGVRKTLKVKALDPCSQCQGTGSADTGGPVTCESCQGTGQIRRVQRSVFGQFVSASVCPTCGGEGKVIRNPCKKCHGDGRERSERTLEVEIPAGVSSDNYLTLRGMGNAGPRGGPRGDVLVVIEVEDDQRFVRDGSDLFYDLPVSFSQAALGQEVDVPTVYGEEKVRIPAGAQGGDVLTLRGKGLPHLGGGGRGDQHVRIHVWTPTELSPEAQDLFRRLAELEGPAPERAGHGQKGFWERVKDAFAA, via the coding sequence ATGAGAGACTACTACGAGATCCTGGGCGTGGCGAAGGACGCCGACGGAGAGAGCATCAAGAAGGCGTACCGCAAGCTGGCCCTGCAGTATCACCCCGACCGCAACGGGGGCGACAAGGAGGCCGAGGAGAAGTTCAAGGAGGCCACCGAGGCGTACGAGGTGCTGCGCGACGGCGACAAGCGCGCCGCGTACGACCGCTTCGGCCACGCGGGGGTGAAGCGCGGCGCCGGGGCGGGCGCGGGCGGCTACGGCGGCGGCTTCGGCTTCGAGGACGCGCTGAACATCTTCATGCGCGACTTCGGCGGCTTCGGCGGCTTCGAGGACCTGTTCGGCGGCGGCCGGCGCCGCGGCGGCGTGCAGAAGGGGAAGGACCTGCAGGTGCGGCTGCGCATCACCCTGGCCGAGGTGGCCAGCGGGGTGCGCAAGACGCTCAAGGTCAAGGCGCTGGACCCCTGCTCGCAATGCCAGGGGACCGGCTCGGCCGACACCGGCGGCCCGGTGACCTGCGAGAGCTGCCAGGGAACGGGGCAGATCCGCCGCGTGCAGCGCAGCGTCTTCGGCCAGTTCGTCTCCGCCTCCGTGTGCCCGACCTGCGGCGGGGAGGGAAAGGTGATTCGCAACCCGTGCAAGAAGTGCCACGGCGACGGCCGCGAGCGCTCGGAGCGCACGCTGGAGGTGGAGATCCCCGCCGGGGTCAGCAGCGACAACTACCTGACGCTGCGGGGGATGGGCAACGCCGGCCCGCGCGGCGGCCCCCGCGGCGACGTGCTGGTGGTGATCGAGGTGGAGGACGACCAGCGCTTCGTGCGCGACGGGAGCGACCTCTTCTACGATCTCCCCGTCTCGTTCAGCCAGGCGGCGCTGGGGCAGGAGGTCGACGTTCCCACCGTGTACGGCGAGGAGAAGGTGCGCATCCCCGCCGGCGCGCAGGGCGGCGACGTGCTGACGCTGCGCGGCAAGGGGCTGCCGCACCTGGGCGGCGGCGGCCGGGGCGACCAGCACGTGCGCATCCACGTGTGGACGCCCACCGAGCTCTCGCCCGAGGCGCAGGACCTGTTCCGCCGCCTGGCCGAGCTCGAGGGCCCGGCGCCGGAGCGGGCCGGGCACGGGCAGAAGGGCTTCTGGGAACGCGTGAAGGACGCGTTCGCGGCGTGA
- a CDS encoding phage Gp37/Gp68 family protein, protein MGERSKIEWTDSTWNPVTGCTRVSAGCDNCYAYTLAHVRLASVYLRQLPVVRSEQNDADPFAVRLWPARLGDPARWREPRMVFVNSMSDLFHVDVPDAFVRQIFEVMLRESRHIYQVLTKRPSRAVRWFKLNRDLFPAGEIPSHIWMGTSVENQDVDYRIAHLRQLPARVRFLSCEPLIGRLDLDGLLEGIHWVIAGGESGANHRPMQPEWVTLVRDRCDEGNVAFFFKQWGGRTPKAGGRMLDGETWDGMPTSLREKPAELAAVA, encoded by the coding sequence TTGGGAGAGCGCAGCAAGATCGAGTGGACCGATTCCACCTGGAACCCGGTGACCGGCTGCACCAGGGTCTCCGCGGGCTGCGACAATTGCTACGCGTACACGCTGGCGCATGTCCGTCTCGCCAGCGTCTACCTCCGCCAGCTCCCGGTAGTGCGTAGCGAACAGAACGACGCGGACCCGTTCGCGGTGCGCCTCTGGCCTGCACGCCTGGGCGATCCCGCGCGCTGGCGCGAGCCGCGGATGGTGTTCGTGAACAGCATGTCCGATTTATTCCACGTGGACGTGCCGGATGCGTTCGTGCGACAGATCTTCGAGGTGATGCTCAGGGAAAGTCGCCACATCTACCAGGTTCTCACGAAGCGGCCTTCGCGCGCCGTGCGGTGGTTCAAGCTGAACCGGGACCTTTTCCCAGCCGGCGAGATCCCGTCGCACATCTGGATGGGAACGAGCGTCGAGAATCAGGATGTCGACTACCGCATCGCGCATCTGCGCCAACTGCCGGCGCGGGTGCGCTTTCTCTCGTGCGAACCGCTGATCGGGAGGTTGGACCTCGACGGATTACTGGAAGGCATCCACTGGGTGATTGCCGGCGGCGAGAGCGGCGCAAATCACCGCCCGATGCAGCCGGAGTGGGTCACGCTGGTCCGCGACCGGTGCGACGAAGGCAACGTCGCGTTCTTCTTCAAGCAGTGGGGCGGCCGCACGCCCAAGGCCGGCGGGCGCATGCTGGACGGCGAAACGTGGGACGGGATGCCCACTTCGTTGAGAGAAAAACCCGCTGAATTGGCTGCTGTAGCCTAA
- a CDS encoding fructosamine kinase family protein, protein MTLPAAVHAAVERRVGAIRSVSPVGGGCISETYRVETGDGAIFLKHHPAAPDGFFAAEADGLRALRAAAGDALRIPAVVAIDDGDDASRGDVENAEEDGGTSASPRLRVSPGGCWIALEWLEPGQRGRDFGERLGRGLAALHRAGVAGGWGWERSNFIGALPQENESAATWAEFWRDRRLLPQLRLAAEAGRDTGPRGEWDRLFARLPWLLADVGHDAPSLLHGDLWGGNVLSASGDPALIDPAVYRGHREVDLAMTELFGGFDPRFYGAYAEAWPLRPGYREIRRDIYQLYYLLAHVTLFGGGYGAQTLATLRRVLAA, encoded by the coding sequence GTGACGCTTCCCGCCGCCGTGCACGCCGCCGTCGAGCGGCGGGTGGGAGCGATCCGCTCCGTCTCGCCCGTCGGCGGCGGGTGCATCAGCGAGACGTACCGGGTGGAGACGGGGGATGGCGCCATCTTCCTCAAGCATCATCCCGCCGCGCCCGACGGCTTCTTCGCCGCGGAGGCCGACGGGCTGCGCGCCCTCCGCGCCGCCGCGGGCGATGCGCTGCGAATCCCCGCCGTCGTCGCAATCGACGATGGAGATGATGCCTCTCGCGGAGACGTGGAGAATGCGGAGGAAGATGGTGGCACCTCCGCGTCTCCGCGTCTCCGCGTGAGTCCAGGAGGATGCTGGATCGCGCTCGAGTGGCTGGAGCCGGGGCAGCGCGGCCGCGACTTCGGCGAGCGGCTGGGGCGGGGACTGGCGGCACTCCACCGCGCGGGCGTTGCGGGGGGATGGGGATGGGAGCGCTCGAACTTCATCGGCGCGCTCCCGCAGGAGAACGAATCCGCGGCGACGTGGGCGGAGTTCTGGCGCGACCGCCGCCTCCTCCCGCAGCTCCGCCTGGCCGCGGAGGCGGGGCGCGACACCGGGCCGCGCGGGGAGTGGGATCGCCTCTTCGCCCGTCTCCCCTGGCTGCTGGCGGACGTGGGGCACGACGCGCCGTCGCTGCTGCACGGCGACCTGTGGGGCGGAAACGTCCTCTCCGCGTCGGGTGATCCGGCGCTGATCGACCCCGCCGTCTACCGCGGCCATCGCGAGGTGGACCTGGCGATGACGGAGCTGTTCGGCGGCTTCGATCCGCGCTTCTACGGCGCGTACGCCGAGGCGTGGCCGCTGCGCCCCGGCTATCGCGAGATCCGGCGCGACATCTACCAACTGTACTATCTCCTCGCCCACGTCACCCTCTTCGGCGGCGGCTACGGCGCGCAGACGCTGGCGACGCTGCGGCGCGTGCTCGCCGCGTAG
- a CDS encoding phospholipase D-like domain-containing protein — MSETVPPPQPVYVHHRMPPPQGNSVAVRTLVRYAERAMERATDAPQVRGNTARLLVDGTQAFPAWLAAIEGARDWIHLENYIIRGDRTGLRFREALCDRARDGVKVRALFDWIGCWATPGRFFKPLRDAGVEVRFFAPPRATNPLGFLRRDHRKVVAVDGTWASVAGMCIGDEWAGHPERGIPAWRDTGAEFRGPVAAALDVAFSRTWAIAGAPLPPGEIPDPERARAVGDVSVRVVEGVPAKSRIYRLSQFLTLAVERRFWITDPYFLVPPAMAEALSSAARTGVDVRVLLPAFNNWPIVGGMSRAGYRPLLEAGVRIFEWEGPMIHAKTAVADGVWSRVGSSNQNLASLLGNWELDVAVTDRHFAAAMEELFESDLASSVEIKLLSSRVSRSPYRDRRTAERVLVENPHDEHKPGRAAAREARARSYRGTELGRLLGRLSRAGSVLVRALIGERLIGSEDIGWIAIVALLLFLVSAVGFLFPSWLAWPAAFFIFWIGVAALIRIATQRKPPEG, encoded by the coding sequence GTGAGCGAAACCGTCCCGCCGCCGCAGCCCGTGTACGTGCACCACCGCATGCCGCCGCCGCAGGGCAACTCCGTGGCGGTGCGCACGCTGGTGCGCTACGCCGAGCGCGCGATGGAGCGGGCGACCGACGCGCCGCAGGTGCGCGGCAACACCGCGCGGCTGCTGGTTGACGGCACGCAGGCGTTCCCCGCCTGGCTGGCGGCCATCGAGGGCGCGCGCGACTGGATCCACCTGGAGAACTACATCATCCGCGGCGACCGCACGGGGCTGCGCTTTCGCGAGGCGCTGTGCGACCGCGCGCGCGACGGGGTGAAGGTGCGCGCGCTGTTCGACTGGATAGGGTGCTGGGCCACGCCCGGGCGCTTCTTCAAGCCGCTGCGCGACGCGGGGGTGGAGGTGCGCTTCTTCGCCCCGCCGCGGGCCACGAACCCGCTCGGCTTCCTCCGCCGCGACCACCGCAAGGTCGTCGCCGTCGACGGCACCTGGGCGTCGGTGGCGGGGATGTGCATCGGCGACGAGTGGGCGGGCCACCCGGAGCGTGGCATCCCCGCCTGGCGCGACACGGGCGCCGAGTTCCGCGGGCCCGTCGCCGCCGCCCTCGACGTAGCCTTCTCGCGCACCTGGGCCATCGCCGGCGCGCCGCTCCCCCCGGGCGAGATCCCCGACCCGGAGCGCGCCCGCGCCGTCGGCGACGTCTCCGTGCGCGTGGTCGAGGGGGTGCCCGCCAAGTCCCGCATCTACCGGCTGTCGCAGTTCCTGACGCTGGCGGTGGAGCGGCGCTTCTGGATCACCGACCCCTACTTCCTCGTCCCCCCGGCCATGGCGGAGGCGCTGTCGTCGGCCGCGCGCACCGGGGTGGACGTGCGCGTGCTGCTGCCGGCGTTCAACAACTGGCCGATCGTGGGGGGGATGAGCCGCGCGGGGTACCGGCCGCTGCTGGAGGCGGGGGTGAGGATCTTCGAGTGGGAGGGGCCGATGATCCACGCCAAGACCGCGGTGGCCGACGGCGTGTGGTCGCGCGTGGGGAGCAGCAACCAGAACCTGGCGTCGCTGCTGGGCAACTGGGAGCTCGACGTGGCGGTGACGGACCGGCACTTCGCCGCGGCGATGGAGGAGCTGTTCGAGAGCGACCTGGCCAGCTCGGTGGAGATCAAGCTGCTGAGCTCGCGCGTGTCCCGCAGCCCCTACCGCGACCGCCGCACGGCCGAGCGGGTGCTGGTGGAGAACCCGCACGACGAGCACAAGCCCGGACGCGCCGCCGCCCGCGAGGCCCGCGCGCGCTCCTACCGCGGCACCGAGCTGGGGCGCCTGCTCGGTCGCCTGTCGCGTGCCGGCTCGGTGCTGGTGCGCGCGCTCATCGGCGAGCGGCTGATCGGCAGCGAGGACATCGGCTGGATCGCGATCGTGGCGCTGCTGCTCTTCCTCGTCTCGGCCGTGGGGTTCCTGTTCCCGAGCTGGCTGGCCTGGCCCGCCGCCTTCTTCATCTTCTGGATCGGCGTCGCCGCCCTGATCCGCATCGCCACGCAGCGAAAGCCGCCGGAAGGGTGA
- the hemW gene encoding radical SAM family heme chaperone HemW: MSILDATTTHPTADERGAGPADRPRSLYVHVPFCVRRCSYCDFAVQATREAPTDLWLDAVAEEMRLQAAEFGWDRPLALDTVYLGGGTPSLLRPDAMAGLRRRLEPYAVWSDAAEWTCEANPESFTPETAAAWRDAGVNRISLGAQTFHEPALRWMGRMHGVDGPRRAMEAARGAGIMNVSVDLIFGLPERLGRDWGADLFHALALEPEHVSLYGLTAEAAAPLGRWVKEGRETLADEDRYADEYLLAHERLTAAGFEHYEVSNFGLPGRRSRHNFVYWTGAPYAALGPGAHAFHPPQRRWNVRGWDDYRRMLLDEHRLPLDGQEMVDEETAGLERAWLHLRTDHGWPLRDAGEAELRLADTWVRHGWARVDGDALKLTAEGWLLLDRLAVEMATAAEQRGLVTR, from the coding sequence ATGAGCATTCTCGACGCGACCACGACGCATCCCACGGCGGATGAGCGGGGAGCGGGGCCGGCGGACCGGCCCCGCTCGCTGTACGTGCACGTGCCGTTCTGCGTGCGCCGCTGCTCGTACTGCGACTTCGCCGTACAGGCCACTCGCGAGGCGCCAACGGATCTCTGGCTCGACGCCGTCGCCGAGGAGATGCGCCTCCAGGCCGCCGAGTTCGGCTGGGACCGGCCGCTCGCGCTCGACACCGTCTACCTCGGCGGGGGCACCCCGTCGCTGCTGCGGCCCGACGCGATGGCCGGGCTGCGCCGCCGCCTGGAGCCGTACGCCGTCTGGAGCGACGCGGCCGAGTGGACGTGCGAGGCGAACCCGGAGAGCTTCACCCCCGAAACCGCCGCGGCGTGGCGCGATGCGGGCGTCAACCGCATCTCCCTGGGCGCGCAGACCTTCCACGAGCCCGCGCTGCGCTGGATGGGACGGATGCACGGCGTCGACGGCCCGCGCCGCGCGATGGAGGCCGCGCGCGGGGCGGGGATCATGAACGTCAGCGTCGACCTGATCTTCGGCCTTCCCGAGCGGCTGGGGCGCGATTGGGGCGCCGACCTCTTCCACGCGCTGGCGCTGGAGCCCGAGCACGTCTCGCTCTACGGCCTGACCGCCGAGGCCGCCGCGCCGCTCGGCCGATGGGTCAAGGAGGGCCGCGAAACGCTGGCGGACGAGGATCGCTACGCCGACGAGTATCTCCTCGCCCACGAGCGCCTGACCGCGGCCGGGTTCGAGCACTACGAGGTATCGAACTTCGGCCTCCCGGGCCGCCGCTCGCGCCACAACTTCGTGTACTGGACGGGCGCCCCGTACGCCGCGCTCGGCCCCGGCGCGCACGCCTTCCATCCCCCGCAGCGCCGCTGGAACGTGCGCGGGTGGGACGACTACCGCCGCATGCTTCTCGACGAGCACCGCCTCCCCCTCGACGGCCAGGAGATGGTGGACGAGGAGACGGCCGGCCTGGAACGCGCGTGGCTCCATCTCCGTACGGACCACGGGTGGCCGCTTCGGGACGCGGGGGAAGCGGAACTCCGGCTCGCCGACACCTGGGTCCGCCACGGCTGGGCGCGGGTGGATGGAGACGCCCTGAAGCTCACCGCCGAGGGCTGGCTCCTGCTCGATCGCCTCGCGGTGGAGATGGCGACCGCCGCCGAGCAGCGAGGTCTCGTCACGCGCTGA
- a CDS encoding low molecular weight protein-tyrosine-phosphatase, protein MEQLKLVDDGTWQPIRVLFVCLGNICRSPLAEAVFRHLVAERGWSDRFEIDSAGTSGWHRGAPPDRRSAETARRRGIALTGASRKVTATDLRRFDYVIAMDAENREALDELHASTGGTAEVRRLREFEPGAASLDVPDPYYGGPRGFEDVHDIVERACAGLLARIATQRGLR, encoded by the coding sequence ATGGAGCAGCTGAAGCTGGTGGACGACGGGACGTGGCAGCCGATCCGCGTGCTGTTCGTATGCCTGGGCAACATCTGCCGGAGCCCGCTGGCGGAGGCGGTGTTCCGGCACCTGGTGGCGGAGCGGGGATGGTCGGACCGCTTCGAGATCGACTCGGCGGGGACGAGCGGATGGCATCGCGGCGCGCCGCCAGACCGGCGCAGCGCCGAGACCGCGCGGCGGCGGGGAATCGCGCTCACGGGCGCCAGCCGCAAGGTGACGGCGACGGATCTGCGCCGTTTCGACTACGTGATCGCGATGGACGCGGAGAACCGCGAGGCGCTCGACGAGTTGCACGCGAGCACCGGCGGCACCGCCGAGGTCCGCCGGCTGCGCGAGTTCGAGCCCGGCGCGGCGTCGCTCGATGTGCCCGACCCCTACTATGGCGGCCCGCGCGGTTTCGAGGACGTGCACGACATCGTGGAGCGCGCGTGCGCCGGGCTGCTGGCGCGCATCGCCACCCAGCGCGGGCTGCGGTGA
- the prmA gene encoding 50S ribosomal protein L11 methyltransferase — protein MIDPRRWLVLAVRGPSPELAGLVADGLLALGGAAVEERDGWSTTWLLPPHDAEAFAAEAREQLASWLPEGTELEIEWRWQEDEDWAAEWKRGLGPRRVTDRIVVKPTWTEWEAEPGQVVIDVDPQMAFGTGEHATTRGCLRLLDDALRKGDRVLDVGSGSGILAIAAVRLGAREAIAVEYDPDANLNARENFEKNDVEDRVTLFEGLADDEVLAELGRFDLVLANILSGVIRPLLPALHRALAGSPQGRLIVSGILRVESPDVVRDAEAAGFRVAEVDEEEEWWSALLRPID, from the coding sequence GTGATCGACCCGCGCAGATGGCTGGTGCTGGCCGTCCGCGGCCCCTCGCCCGAGCTGGCGGGGCTGGTCGCCGACGGCCTGCTCGCGCTGGGCGGCGCCGCGGTGGAGGAGCGCGACGGCTGGTCCACCACCTGGCTCCTCCCGCCGCACGACGCCGAGGCCTTCGCCGCCGAGGCGCGCGAGCAGCTGGCCTCGTGGCTGCCGGAGGGGACGGAGCTGGAGATCGAGTGGCGGTGGCAGGAAGACGAGGACTGGGCCGCGGAGTGGAAGCGCGGCCTGGGCCCGCGCCGCGTCACCGATCGCATCGTGGTGAAGCCGACCTGGACGGAGTGGGAGGCCGAACCCGGCCAGGTGGTGATCGACGTCGACCCGCAGATGGCGTTCGGCACGGGCGAGCACGCCACCACGCGCGGCTGCCTGCGCCTGCTGGACGATGCCCTGCGCAAGGGCGACCGCGTGCTCGACGTGGGGTCCGGCTCGGGGATCCTGGCCATCGCCGCCGTGCGCCTGGGCGCGCGCGAGGCCATTGCAGTGGAGTACGACCCCGACGCCAACCTCAACGCCCGCGAAAACTTCGAGAAGAACGACGTGGAGGACCGGGTCACGCTGTTCGAGGGGCTGGCGGACGACGAGGTGCTGGCGGAGCTGGGGCGGTTCGACCTCGTCCTCGCGAACATCCTGAGCGGGGTGATCCGCCCGCTGCTGCCCGCGCTTCATCGCGCGCTCGCCGGCTCGCCGCAGGGGCGGCTGATCGTGAGCGGCATCCTCCGCGTAGAATCTCCCGACGTCGTGCGCGACGCCGAGGCCGCCGGCTTCCGCGTGGCCGAGGTGGACGAGGAAGAGGAATGGTGGAGCGCGCTCCTGCGCCCAATCGATTGA